The region TATATCATAATTTACCTCCTACATCTGCCCTACCTTGCTGCTTTATAATAAATTAAGATCATGGATATTTCTTTATTCTTATTAAAATTTTGGGGATGGTACTGTGTTATTTTCTTTTTTGTTTTGACATTTAATCCTAAAAGAACAAGACAAATTATTGAAGATTTAAAAGATCAGAAATTTACAATTCTTATTTCATTTTTAGCAATTATAATTGGCTTACTAAATGTATTATCTCATAACATTTGGGAACCCCATATTTCGCTTTTAGTAACTCTTTTTGGTTGGTTAGCCCTTATTCTGGGAGTAGCCTTGTTTACGTTTCCTAAAATAATGGTAAAATGGATTACAATCTTCAATATTAAGTTTATACAGGTTTTGTATGTACTGCTTTTTTTTGTGGGATTATTTTTGTTAAACGACGCTTATGGCATAGTTCTCTATTAAAATTAAATATTATAACAACATAAAATTAATCTAAAAAATAATCACATGAAAAATCAAAAATGGCATATAAAATATCTTAAATGGTTTTCTGCGGATGAAATATATGAAACCTCTAAAAACTGGAATTCAGAGTTGTACTTCATAAAAGATGAGCAACATTTTTTTCAACATCTTTTTCATCAATTTGCTGCAAGTTTTATAAAATCTAAAGAGCTTTTTAAAATTAAAAGAATTCTATATGATTTAACCGAACTACAAGAAGAGTGCACTATTTTAATTTGGATTATTTCTAAACACGTCAATAATTTAAATTTATTAATAGATGATGTAAATCAAATAAGAGAGGAAAAAATTTATAAAGAAACGCACCAACAAATATTTGAAGCAATGGATGATTTTCTTTTGAAACATAAAGAGTTTAAAAAAACCCTCTTTAAAATGGTTACAGATGATTTAAAATCATCCCCAGAAAAAATAAGACTAGCGCAACAATAATGAAACAAAAATTAAGCACTATTTTTTTATTTTTAGTCTGTTTAATCATGATACATTGCAGTAGTACAAAGCTTGTTAAGCAATGGAAAAATCCTGATATAAAGAGTCTTTATATATCTAAAGTTTTAATCGTTGGCATGACTCCTAATATTAATACCCGTAAAGAATTTGAATTACGACTTAAAAAAGAGTTTGAAGCCAGAGGCATTGAAGCTGTTATAAGTTTAGAAGTCTTTGAACCAAGTTTTACAGGTGAGAAAGTAAACGCTTTAGAGTTACAAACCATTGAAAATATTTTAGCAGCTAATTATTTTGATGCCATTTTATTTACCAAACTCATTGGTTCTGAAACAAAATTAGCGTACTCAAACACCTTTAAAAACAGTAAATATTTAAACCTTAAATTTAAAGAAGACTACTACGAACATCAAGAAATATTTTATAATCATAAATACTATGATAAATATAAGGTATACCACGCAGAAACCTCTTTATTTTGTATTTGTCCTACTAAAGATCGTGAATTGGTATGGAAAGGATATATCGATATTTCAAGTCCTACTTCTGCAGAAAAAAGCCTGAAAGATTATGTAAAGGTTTTAATTTCAGCTTTAGAGGAGCAACTTCTTCTGCCTAAAACTTTATAAAAAGTAAAACATATGAAATGTCTTTTTTTTTAGAAAATTGATATTTTTAAGTATTTATTTTTTGTACATTTTCTTAATAAATGACAAAAATACATATCATTAAATATCCAGCAACTACGTATTTAAATATCACCTTAAAACAACACTCCAGTATTTCAGATGAAAATTCCACTTATTTTTAAAGTGGATAAAACCTATGTAGCCATTAAAAATAGTACTAATACTAATTCTACATTTCAAAGAAATTAAAACAATAGGAACTACCTAATTTTTTGTCATCTACTTAAGTAAATATTATAAACCAATCCTATCAATATTAAAAAAACACCAAATAAAGTCCATAAATTATAAATTTCACCAAACCAAAAAGTCCCAATAAAAATCATAAAAACAACTTCTAAATACTTTAAAGGAGCAATGAGATTGGTTTCACGAGATTGCAGTGCTTTCGTCATATATAATTGCCCAACATAACCAAAAAAACCTAAACTTAATAAAAGCAACCATTCTACTAAATTAGGTGCTATCCAATTATTTATAGACATTATTCCGCCAAACAAGAATGCCATCATCATAAAATAATTAATGATGATTAATGGGTTTTCGGTATTGCCTATTTTACGAATCACGACAAAAATTATACCTAAAGAAATTGCAGATAAAAAGACTAAAATTAATCCAGTAGAATCCATATCTGTCCCAAATCCTTTAATAATTAGAACCCCCGTAAATGCAACCAGAAACAACAACCATTGCATCGGTTTTATTTTCTCTTTTAAAAAAATAAATGCAAAAATAGCTGCAAAAATTGGAGATGTATAGCGCATGGATACTGCGGTGCCTATAGATAAATAATTTAAAGATTGAAAAAAGCATGTTAACGAAACTACACCTGCAACCCCTCTTAAGAGTAACCATTTTTTATGGTTTCCGAAAAACGGTATTTTTTTTGCTATGATAAGCGGAATTGTAAAGAGCAAAGTCCCTATAGATCTAAAAAAAACAATTTGATACGCGCTAAAATTAGCTAAATATTTTACAATCCCATTCATGATAGCGAATGCGATGACACTTAAGATCATATAAAAAATTGCGGTTGAATTCTTCATTATAAGAAGCTTGGTTGTTTTAATTACTGCTAAAGTTTGGGCAAAAATAGCAATACTTAAAATAAGAAGATGCTTTTTTTTAGAATCTGAAACTCGCGTTAAGGATTGAACGGCCTGTTTGAAGTCTCACGGTTTTTCTCGAAAAGCGAGTGGCTATTTGACTTCGCTAAAAATAAATTTCAGTTTGTTAAAATGCCCAATTTCTTAATACAATTTTTAAATAAAAATTACTCGAAATAAAAACCCTCTCAAATTAATGAAAGGGTCTACTAATTTTATGATAAGATTCCTGCCAGAGTTTATCTTGAATGAAGTCCAAAAGTAGGAATGACAGAATAATTTAAGGTTTTTGGTAATTACCAAAACTACCAACCAAAAACTATTTAGTATCTATAATGCTCTGGCTTAAAAGGACCCGCTTGAGTTACACCAATATAATCTGCTTGGTCTTTGCTCAATTCTGTTAATTCCACACCAATTTTTGCCAAGTGTAAATACGCTACTTTTTCATCTAAATGTTTTGGCAACATATACACTTCGTTTTTGTATGCTTTTGCGTTGTTCCAAAGTTCCATTTGCGCCAAAGTTTGGTTTGTAAATGAGTTAGACATTACAAAACTTGGGTGCCCTGTTGCACATCCTAAATTTACCAAACGTCCTTCTGCCAATAAAATAATATCTTTTCCGTTGATATTGTATTTATCTACTTGTGGCTTAATCTCAACTTTTTCGCTGTTTGCATTTAAATAAGGAACATCAATTTCATTATCAAAATGACCAATATTTGCAACAATTACTTTGTCTTTCATGGCTTGGAAGTGCTCTGGACGAACAATTCCTTTGTTTCCTGTAGTGGTAATAATGATATCAGAATTTGCAACTACAGTTTCTAATTTCTTCACT is a window of Polaribacter litorisediminis DNA encoding:
- a CDS encoding DMT family transporter gives rise to the protein MKNSTAIFYMILSVIAFAIMNGIVKYLANFSAYQIVFFRSIGTLLFTIPLIIAKKIPFFGNHKKWLLLRGVAGVVSLTCFFQSLNYLSIGTAVSMRYTSPIFAAIFAFIFLKEKIKPMQWLLFLVAFTGVLIIKGFGTDMDSTGLILVFLSAISLGIIFVVIRKIGNTENPLIIINYFMMMAFLFGGIMSINNWIAPNLVEWLLLLSLGFFGYVGQLYMTKALQSRETNLIAPLKYLEVVFMIFIGTFWFGEIYNLWTLFGVFLILIGLVYNIYLSR